In bacterium, one genomic interval encodes:
- a CDS encoding lysophospholipid acyltransferase family protein, which translates to MLYILGYWLTWLTAKLLFRFRIEGRRNIPQGGAIIAPNHASYWDPPLVGAAIDRYQVYFMAKRQLFRFPIFGTVLKMIHTFPVDRGKIDIAAFRKALRILNGGKILVVFPEGSRGKGGRLRFPQPGVAWIAHKTKFPVVPTLVVNTHRIKVFPRVTVRFGSPIYFETDQRGKNEKSRYRNFAHKIMEGIIKLDREEQYRYGI; encoded by the coding sequence ATGCTGTATATTTTAGGTTATTGGCTAACTTGGTTAACAGCTAAACTCCTGTTCCGTTTTCGAATTGAAGGAAGGAGAAATATTCCCCAAGGAGGAGCTATTATTGCTCCTAATCATGCCAGTTATTGGGACCCTCCTCTGGTGGGCGCAGCAATTGATAGATACCAAGTCTACTTTATGGCAAAAAGACAACTGTTCCGGTTCCCGATTTTCGGAACGGTTCTCAAGATGATACATACTTTTCCTGTAGATAGAGGAAAGATAGACATAGCTGCCTTCAGAAAGGCACTTAGAATTTTGAATGGGGGGAAAATCCTGGTGGTCTTCCCTGAAGGTAGTCGGGGAAAAGGAGGGCGCCTGAGATTTCCTCAACCCGGGGTTGCCTGGATAGCGCACAAGACCAAGTTTCCTGTCGTTCCTACCCTGGTTGTGAATACTCACAGGATAAAAGTTTTTCCCAGAGTAACTGTACGCTTTGGCTCACCTATATATTTCGAAACGGACCAAAGAGGGAAAAATGAAAAATCCCGCTACCGCAATTTCGCCCACAAAATAATGGAAGGAATAATAAAGTTAGACCGAGAAGAACAGTACCGATATGGAATATGA
- a CDS encoding 4-hydroxy-3-methylbut-2-enyl diphosphate reductase has product MRLIFAKKLGFCSGVRRAISLAQSIPTRDSKKGTVATPVYTLGPLIHNPQEVKRLERLGVKVISSLNQIKTGTLIVPSHGLPQSILKKIEKARLKLIDATCPFVKRAQLLAKSLHEKGYHVVIVGQKSHPEVISLLSFANGEASVVETPGDVGKINTSKKTGVISQTTQSVESFEKIVRRLKIKNKRFKIHNTICKETSQRQKEAKGLAEKADLMIVIGGKNSANTTRLYNICKKVTRTYHVELPEELRPGWFNKKGVVGITSGTSTPDWIIKSVIKSLFRSSRL; this is encoded by the coding sequence ATGCGACTTATTTTTGCTAAGAAACTGGGGTTTTGTTCGGGAGTAAGAAGGGCTATCTCTTTGGCGCAAAGTATACCAACAAGAGATAGTAAGAAAGGGACTGTCGCTACCCCGGTCTATACCTTAGGGCCACTAATTCATAATCCTCAGGAAGTCAAGCGCTTGGAAAGGCTGGGAGTAAAAGTTATCTCCAGCCTAAACCAGATTAAGACGGGAACTCTCATTGTGCCCTCTCATGGGTTACCTCAATCTATCTTGAAGAAAATAGAGAAAGCGCGACTTAAGTTGATAGATGCTACCTGTCCGTTCGTTAAACGGGCTCAATTGTTGGCAAAGAGCTTACATGAGAAAGGCTACCATGTAGTAATAGTTGGGCAGAAGTCTCATCCTGAAGTAATTTCATTGCTTTCTTTTGCCAATGGTGAAGCTTCTGTGGTGGAGACTCCTGGAGATGTGGGAAAGATTAACACAAGCAAAAAAACAGGAGTCATCAGCCAGACTACACAGTCGGTGGAAAGCTTCGAGAAGATTGTGAGAAGATTAAAGATAAAGAACAAACGGTTCAAAATTCATAACACTATTTGTAAAGAGACTTCCCAACGCCAGAAGGAGGCGAAAGGATTGGCGGAAAAGGCAGATCTCATGATTGTAATTGGCGGTAAAAATAGTGCCAATACTACCAGACTTTACAACATCTGTAAGAAGGTTACCCGTACTTACCATGTAGAATTGCCAGAGGAATTGAGACCCGGTTGGTTTAATAAAAAAGGAGTAGTAGGAATAACTTCAGGCACTTCCACTCCTGATTGGATAATTAAAAGTGTAATTAAAAGCTTGTTTAGGAGTAGCAGACTTTAG
- a CDS encoding 30S ribosomal protein S1, producing MEKLLDDLDKIKEGKVVTGKVVQIKGESLLVDVGLKTEGVLRKEDVTTPSGKLKVKVGDKIEVFLEKREDTFGRPLISLKKAEVAKTWDRIRDAYTTQSEILGKIVKKIKGGMMVDLGGPDSILEEGKGLAEAFMPASQVGYPPVKDLDGVIGQVVPLRVIEFKPKRNIVVSWRLVIEDEVKKKREELLNRINIGDVLKGSVKNITKFGAFIDLGGIDGLLHIGDITWGRLGKVEDALKIGEQLDVKVLAFNREKEQISLGLKQLEPHPWENIREKYPVDSTPTGRVTGVLPYGAFVELEPGIEGLIHVSEMSWTEKIRHPREVLKVGDMVKVRVLNVDEKNRKLSIGLKQIQPNPWAQAKEKYPSGTRLTGTITHLAPFGAFVKLEEGIEGMIHVSDIYWTKRLRHPGQVLKVGDQVEAVVLDINVEAEKISLGLKQKSKNPYEKYFVGSNVQGKVVHLTNFGAFVELEPDIKGLIHISQAGKEKIKDIKEVLKVGDKVWTKIIKVDTQQMIIDLSIKEYIKAQEKAEVEKYIEQEIPGTTIGEIISEKLDNSDNSENEE from the coding sequence ATGGAAAAGTTATTAGACGACCTTGACAAAATCAAGGAAGGGAAAGTCGTTACCGGAAAGGTTGTCCAGATAAAAGGCGAATCTTTATTGGTCGATGTGGGCTTGAAGACTGAGGGAGTTCTCAGGAAAGAGGATGTAACCACTCCTTCCGGGAAATTAAAGGTAAAAGTTGGCGATAAAATCGAAGTCTTTCTGGAAAAAAGAGAAGATACCTTTGGACGACCTCTTATCTCCTTGAAGAAGGCGGAGGTTGCAAAGACCTGGGATAGAATTCGCGATGCTTACACCACACAGAGCGAAATACTTGGTAAAATAGTCAAAAAGATTAAAGGGGGTATGATGGTGGATCTGGGAGGCCCTGATTCTATTCTGGAGGAAGGAAAGGGGCTTGCTGAGGCTTTTATGCCTGCCTCTCAAGTTGGTTATCCTCCAGTAAAGGACCTGGATGGCGTTATTGGCCAGGTGGTGCCTCTAAGAGTAATCGAATTCAAACCAAAGAGGAATATCGTCGTCTCCTGGAGATTAGTAATTGAGGATGAGGTAAAGAAAAAAAGAGAAGAACTGTTAAACAGAATAAATATAGGAGACGTATTAAAAGGTAGTGTAAAGAATATCACCAAGTTTGGTGCATTTATTGACCTGGGTGGAATAGATGGACTCCTCCACATAGGCGACATAACCTGGGGTCGCCTGGGGAAGGTGGAGGATGCTTTGAAGATTGGCGAACAGTTGGACGTCAAAGTTCTCGCTTTCAACCGGGAGAAAGAGCAGATTTCATTGGGATTGAAACAGTTAGAGCCTCATCCCTGGGAAAATATTCGAGAGAAATATCCTGTTGATTCAACTCCCACGGGAAGAGTAACTGGCGTTCTTCCTTATGGTGCCTTTGTTGAACTGGAACCGGGAATAGAAGGCTTGATTCACGTCTCCGAGATGTCCTGGACGGAGAAAATAAGGCATCCCCGCGAAGTATTGAAAGTAGGAGACATGGTCAAAGTTAGAGTACTCAATGTAGATGAAAAAAACAGGAAATTATCTATTGGACTGAAACAGATACAACCCAATCCCTGGGCTCAGGCAAAAGAAAAGTATCCATCGGGGACAAGACTCACCGGAACTATTACCCATCTGGCACCTTTTGGTGCTTTTGTCAAATTAGAAGAAGGAATCGAAGGGATGATTCATGTTTCAGATATTTACTGGACAAAGAGACTGAGACATCCTGGACAGGTGCTCAAGGTGGGCGACCAAGTGGAAGCAGTGGTTCTGGATATAAATGTTGAGGCTGAGAAAATATCTCTGGGATTGAAACAGAAATCGAAAAACCCATACGAGAAGTATTTTGTAGGGAGTAATGTTCAAGGGAAAGTCGTTCATCTCACCAATTTTGGAGCTTTTGTAGAATTGGAACCGGACATCAAAGGGCTAATTCATATTTCCCAGGCGGGTAAGGAGAAAATTAAAGATATAAAAGAGGTTTTAAAGGTGGGAGATAAAGTCTGGACAAAAATTATTAAAGTCGATACCCAGCAGATGATAATCGATTTGAGTATTAAGGAGTATATCAAAGCACAGGAAAAAGCGGAGGTGGAAAAGTATATTGAACAGGAAATCCCGGGAACTACTATTGGCGAAATAATCAGTGAAAAATTGGACAATTCAGACAATTCAGAAAATGAGGAATAA
- a CDS encoding BamA/TamA family outer membrane protein: MKKKFLLFVCLSFSLLFLRKPLSYSDVSFGKNKVIVDQHTWHIAETEHFQIYHYPEERHLIPKVSKMLEKAYEKVTSDFNTSIEKKTPFFLYMTHNHFEQNNIASTGEGVGGFSEPYKNRFVIPITGSDKELEHVITHEFTHIAIFNIWYGGFWKSASLMRFVFYPLWIIEGLSEYESKEEWETYDHMLLRDVAISDMIIPLGKLHSFNHLKMHQISLGYQEGHSAISFLAEEYGEDKVPKLIKDLRESLDINGVFLHTIDTDLYSFDKKWQKYMKEKYQQEAEGKEEAEIYGKKLTENAEFNGPPVLSPDGKRIAFISTRNGYGDLFVMNVDGTSQESILKSGIGKSLDVIHYEGHAISWSPDGEKIAFAGEKREKDYLYIINLRKNKLKKLRLPLEVLKFPCFSRQGDKIVFVGMEGGINDLYLVDANGKNLEKLTSDEFDDNYPVFSPDDKKIVYVSEREKQKDLFLLDMETLAITRLTSTPSDEIDPCWAPDGDSIIYIGDYSGIYNIYRMDLSDLGEDIQEENPELDIFQLTDVKVGIFTPEISPDGEHLLFVSYRHGEMNIHRGEFPREEVFVKKLKGRKEKGETSIAQLPQEPTGPIISPYPSPVTRIYPYRFKASTDLIFPMLFYSTTEGLYTAGYWQASDMLGNHGMTSYVEYASEYDWLTYQVGYIYQRWRPALGFFAYGKTRRESEGDDNNTVHTSEFAEEMMVSYPFDRFRRVDLGLITESKREWNGDNIRTRENGVALSLVRDTTQGKILDIMSGSRANFTVYQAFKALDGDLDYIKYILDARKYFKLSERNVLAFRFLGRLSQGKDREEPSLGGESKLRGLSKGYSSGSRLALINAEWRFMLFPEINWRFRLLWPEIYLKSLQFCLFTDSGAAWNEPEEIRTISDIKNTIGIGVRINTFLIQMFPFTLRLDYGWRTDKFSGKFYFSLGPTF; this comes from the coding sequence TTGAAAAAAAAATTTCTCCTCTTTGTCTGCCTTTCATTTTCTCTCCTGTTTTTGAGAAAGCCTCTATCCTATTCGGACGTCTCCTTCGGTAAGAACAAGGTAATCGTTGATCAACACACCTGGCATATTGCAGAGACCGAACATTTCCAAATTTACCATTATCCTGAAGAGAGGCATCTAATTCCTAAAGTAAGCAAGATGCTGGAAAAAGCTTACGAAAAGGTTACCAGTGACTTTAATACCAGTATAGAAAAGAAAACACCTTTCTTCTTATATATGACACATAACCACTTTGAGCAGAATAACATTGCCAGTACCGGAGAGGGTGTCGGTGGTTTCTCCGAGCCCTATAAGAACAGGTTTGTAATTCCTATAACCGGTTCGGATAAAGAACTGGAACATGTGATTACTCATGAGTTCACCCATATTGCAATTTTCAATATCTGGTATGGTGGGTTCTGGAAATCGGCCAGTCTGATGAGATTTGTCTTCTATCCCTTGTGGATAATTGAAGGATTGTCAGAATATGAGAGTAAAGAAGAATGGGAAACTTATGACCATATGCTTTTAAGGGACGTTGCTATTTCCGATATGATAATTCCCCTGGGTAAGTTACACAGTTTCAATCATTTGAAAATGCATCAGATCTCCTTAGGGTATCAAGAGGGACACAGTGCAATCAGTTTTTTAGCAGAAGAATACGGAGAGGATAAAGTTCCTAAATTGATTAAGGATCTTCGGGAAAGCCTGGACATAAATGGAGTTTTTTTGCACACAATCGACACTGACTTATATAGTTTTGACAAAAAATGGCAGAAATATATGAAGGAAAAATATCAACAGGAAGCAGAAGGAAAGGAAGAGGCTGAAATTTATGGGAAGAAACTTACAGAAAATGCCGAGTTCAACGGCCCTCCGGTTCTCTCTCCCGACGGAAAGAGAATAGCTTTCATTTCTACCCGTAACGGATATGGCGACCTGTTTGTGATGAACGTTGACGGAACGAGCCAAGAATCGATTCTAAAATCGGGGATTGGGAAGAGTCTGGATGTCATCCACTACGAAGGACACGCTATTTCCTGGTCCCCGGATGGAGAAAAAATTGCTTTTGCAGGAGAGAAAAGAGAGAAAGATTATCTTTATATAATTAATCTCAGAAAAAATAAGCTAAAGAAACTTCGTCTACCTCTGGAAGTTCTAAAATTCCCTTGTTTTTCGCGCCAAGGGGATAAGATTGTTTTTGTGGGAATGGAAGGAGGTATAAACGACCTCTACTTAGTGGATGCCAATGGGAAGAACCTGGAGAAGTTAACCAGCGATGAGTTCGATGACAATTATCCTGTCTTTTCTCCTGATGATAAGAAAATTGTATATGTCTCTGAAAGGGAGAAACAGAAAGACCTCTTTCTTTTGGATATGGAAACTCTTGCAATTACCCGATTGACTTCCACTCCCAGTGACGAGATTGATCCCTGCTGGGCACCTGATGGTGATAGTATCATCTATATTGGCGATTATTCAGGAATTTATAACATTTACCGCATGGACTTAAGCGATCTCGGAGAAGATATTCAGGAAGAGAATCCGGAACTGGACATTTTCCAATTGACTGATGTCAAAGTAGGAATTTTTACTCCGGAGATATCTCCCGACGGAGAGCATCTACTTTTCGTTTCTTATCGGCATGGAGAGATGAACATTCACCGTGGAGAATTTCCCCGGGAAGAGGTGTTTGTAAAAAAATTGAAGGGAAGAAAAGAGAAAGGGGAAACATCCATAGCCCAATTGCCTCAAGAGCCCACTGGACCCATCATAAGCCCCTATCCCTCTCCAGTGACCAGGATTTATCCCTATAGATTCAAGGCATCCACAGATCTCATTTTTCCTATGCTTTTTTATTCCACAACAGAAGGTCTGTATACAGCTGGATACTGGCAGGCAAGTGATATGCTGGGAAACCATGGGATGACCTCTTATGTGGAGTATGCCTCGGAATATGACTGGCTAACCTATCAAGTAGGTTATATTTATCAAAGGTGGCGGCCTGCTTTAGGCTTTTTCGCTTATGGAAAGACGAGACGCGAATCTGAAGGCGATGATAATAATACAGTCCATACCAGTGAATTTGCCGAAGAGATGATGGTCAGTTATCCTTTTGACCGTTTCCGGCGGGTAGACCTGGGACTTATTACTGAGTCTAAGCGAGAGTGGAATGGAGATAATATCAGAACCCGGGAGAACGGGGTTGCTCTTTCTCTGGTAAGGGATACAACCCAGGGAAAGATTCTGGACATAATGAGCGGTAGCAGGGCCAATTTTACGGTTTATCAAGCATTTAAAGCGCTCGATGGAGACCTCGATTATATAAAGTATATCCTCGATGCCAGGAAATATTTCAAATTATCCGAACGCAATGTTTTAGCATTTAGATTTCTGGGAAGGCTAAGCCAGGGAAAGGATAGAGAAGAACCCTCTTTAGGGGGAGAGAGTAAGTTACGCGGCCTTTCTAAGGGTTACTCCTCGGGGAGCAGGTTAGCCCTGATTAATGCTGAGTGGAGGTTTATGCTCTTTCCGGAAATAAATTGGAGGTTCAGACTTCTCTGGCCGGAGATATATTTAAAGAGCCTGCAATTTTGTCTTTTTACCGATTCAGGAGCAGCGTGGAACGAGCCTGAGGAGATAAGAACAATTTCAGATATAAAAAACACAATTGGAATAGGAGTAAGAATAAACACTTTCCTCATCCAGATGTTTCCCTTTACACTCAGGTTAGATTATGGCTGGCGGACGGATAAATTCAGTGGAAAATTCTATTTTTCTCTGGGTCCCACTTTTTAA